The following coding sequences lie in one Lolium perenne isolate Kyuss_39 chromosome 2, Kyuss_2.0, whole genome shotgun sequence genomic window:
- the LOC127335484 gene encoding UDP-rhamnose/UDP-galactose transporter 6 produces MAPGSKAEQKAALDAGAWMFNVVTSVGIIMVNKALMATHGFSFATTLTGLHFATTTLMTLVMKWLGYVQPSHLPLSELVKFVFFANLSIVGMNVSLMWNSVGFYQIAKLSIIPLLCIMEVLFENFRYSRDTKLSIVVVLVGVGVCTVSDVSVNAQGLVAAVIAVCGTALQQHYVNYLQRKYSLNSLKLLGHTAPAQAASLLILGPFVDFWLTGNRIDTFHYTSIVTFFIVLSCVIAVGTNLSQFICIGRFTAVTFQVIGHMKTILVLTLGFLFFGKEGLNFHVAVGMVLAVVGMIWYSSASSKPGGKERQGVPSEKAPKSPQSELDDKV; encoded by the exons ATGGCGCCAGGAAGCAAGGCGGAGCAAAAGGCAGCGTTAGATGCTGGGGCATGGATGTTCAATGTTGTCACTTCGGTTGGCATAATCATGGTCAACAAGGCCTTGATGGCTACACATGGGTTTAGCTTTG CTACAACATTGACTGGGCTGCATTTTGCAACCACCACTTTGATGACATTGGTGATGAAATGGTTAGGATACGTTCAGCCATCTCATTTACCTCTGTCAGAATTAGTAAAGTTTGTCTTCTTCGCGAACCTATCAATTGTTGGGATGAATGTTAGTTTGATGTGGAATTCTGTTGGCTTCTATCAG ATTGCGAAGCTGTCTATAATTCCACTTCTATGCATTATGGAGGTCCTGTTTGAGAATTTCCGTTACTCGAGGGATACAAAGCTTAGCATAGTGGTTGTCCTTGTAGGTGTGGGAGTGTGTACAGTTTCTGATGTCAGTGTAAATGCGCAAGGATTGGTAGCCGCCGTAATAGCAGTTTGTGGCACTGCATTGCAACAGCAT TATGTCAATTACCTTCAACGGAAGTACTCGCTCAACTCACTCAAACTTTTGGGTCATACTGCACCAGCTCAAGCAGCTTCCCTGTTGATATTAGGCCCATTTGTTGACTTCTGGCTGACCGGAAATAGAATCGACACTTTTCACTACACCAGCATAGTGACG TTCTTCATTGTGCTGTCATGCGTGATTGCAGTCGGAACCAATCTAAGCCAGTTCATATGCATTGGGAGATTCACGGCAGTCACGTTCCAAGTGATCGGCCACATGAAGACTATTCTCGTGCTAACCCTGGGGTTCCTGTTCTTTGGGAAAGAAGGCTTGAATTTCCACGTTGCGGTTGGGATGGTCCTTGCCGTGGTTGGGATGATATGGTACAGCAGCGCATCTTCGAAACCTGGAGGCAAGGAGCGGCAGGGTGTACCCAGTGAGAAGGCACCGAAGTCGCCGCAGTCGGAACTGGATGATAAAGTATGA